One Maniola hyperantus chromosome 17, iAphHyp1.2, whole genome shotgun sequence DNA window includes the following coding sequences:
- the Nmdmc gene encoding bifunctional methylenetetrahydrofolate dehydrogenase/cyclohydrolase, mitochondrial isoform X1 has protein sequence MRHRICLRIVSTVLNTKMRSHTYIDSLGSVRIMARALDGKALAKEIKDELKIKINNWINTGHRAPSLRCIIVGSDPASHTYVKNKIQAAIDIGIEAQTIKYDENLTEEALITAIQLLNQDKLVDGILVQLPLPNGIDERRVCNAVAPEKDVDGFHITNVGQLSLDMPTIVPATALAVIEMLKRFKIETIGRNAVVVGRSKNVGLPIAMMLHSDRHHDSGLGMDATVTICHRYTPAEQLAVHCRNADIIVTATGVPKLIKADMIKPGATVIDVGITRITDEQGKTKLVGDVDYDEVRKIAGAVTPVPGGVGPMTVAMLMHNTFQASQKIWQQ, from the exons ATGAGGCATAGAATATGCTTGCGTATTGTCAGTACAGTTCTGAATACGAAAATGAGAAGTCACACATACATTGATTCTTTGGGCTCGGTcag AATAATGGCCCGAGCCCTCGATGGTAAAGCCCTAGCAAAGGAAATAAAAGacgaattaaaaatcaaaatcaataacTGGATTAATACTGGCCACAGAGCGCCATCTCTCCGTTGTATCATAGTCGGAAGTGATCCAGCAAGCCATACTTACGTCAAAAATAAGATTCAAGCTGCAATTGACATTGGAATCGAGGCACAGACTATTAAATATGACGAGAATTTAACAGAAGAAGCTCTGATAACTGCTATTCAGTTATTAAATCAAGATAAATTGGTTGATGGTATATTAGTTCAGCTACCGTTGCCCAATGGTATAGATGAGAGAAGGGTATGTAACGCAGTGGCTCCGGAGAAAGATGTTGATGGATTCCATATAACGAATGTTGGTCAGCTTAGCTTGGATATGCCTACTATTGTTCCAGCAACTGCGCTTGCTGTTATTGAGATGCTGAAAAG gTTCAAAATCGAAACTATAGGTCGCAATGCGGTGGTTGTGGGCCGATCCAAAAACGTGGGACTGCCGATAGCGATGATGCTACACAGCGATAGGCATCACGACAGTGGGCTTGGCATGGACGCGACTGTGACAATATGTCACAGGTACACGCCGGCGGAACAACTCGCAGTGCACTGCCGTAATGCCGATATTATTGTGACAGCTACTG GTGTGCCTAAACTCATAAAAGCGGATATGATAAAGCCGGGGGCTACAGTAATTGATGTTGGGATCACGAGGATTACCGACGAGCAAGGCAAGACGAAGCTAGTGGGCGACGTAGATTATGACG AGGTACGCAAAATAGCAGGAGCAGTGACCCCAGTACCGGGCGGAGTGGGACCCATGACAGTAGCTATGCTCATGCACAACACTTTCCAAGCCTCACAGAAGATTTGGCAACAATAA
- the Nmdmc gene encoding bifunctional methylenetetrahydrofolate dehydrogenase/cyclohydrolase 2, mitochondrial isoform X2, giving the protein MARALDGKALAKEIKDELKIKINNWINTGHRAPSLRCIIVGSDPASHTYVKNKIQAAIDIGIEAQTIKYDENLTEEALITAIQLLNQDKLVDGILVQLPLPNGIDERRVCNAVAPEKDVDGFHITNVGQLSLDMPTIVPATALAVIEMLKRFKIETIGRNAVVVGRSKNVGLPIAMMLHSDRHHDSGLGMDATVTICHRYTPAEQLAVHCRNADIIVTATGVPKLIKADMIKPGATVIDVGITRITDEQGKTKLVGDVDYDEVRKIAGAVTPVPGGVGPMTVAMLMHNTFQASQKIWQQ; this is encoded by the exons ATGGCCCGAGCCCTCGATGGTAAAGCCCTAGCAAAGGAAATAAAAGacgaattaaaaatcaaaatcaataacTGGATTAATACTGGCCACAGAGCGCCATCTCTCCGTTGTATCATAGTCGGAAGTGATCCAGCAAGCCATACTTACGTCAAAAATAAGATTCAAGCTGCAATTGACATTGGAATCGAGGCACAGACTATTAAATATGACGAGAATTTAACAGAAGAAGCTCTGATAACTGCTATTCAGTTATTAAATCAAGATAAATTGGTTGATGGTATATTAGTTCAGCTACCGTTGCCCAATGGTATAGATGAGAGAAGGGTATGTAACGCAGTGGCTCCGGAGAAAGATGTTGATGGATTCCATATAACGAATGTTGGTCAGCTTAGCTTGGATATGCCTACTATTGTTCCAGCAACTGCGCTTGCTGTTATTGAGATGCTGAAAAG gTTCAAAATCGAAACTATAGGTCGCAATGCGGTGGTTGTGGGCCGATCCAAAAACGTGGGACTGCCGATAGCGATGATGCTACACAGCGATAGGCATCACGACAGTGGGCTTGGCATGGACGCGACTGTGACAATATGTCACAGGTACACGCCGGCGGAACAACTCGCAGTGCACTGCCGTAATGCCGATATTATTGTGACAGCTACTG GTGTGCCTAAACTCATAAAAGCGGATATGATAAAGCCGGGGGCTACAGTAATTGATGTTGGGATCACGAGGATTACCGACGAGCAAGGCAAGACGAAGCTAGTGGGCGACGTAGATTATGACG AGGTACGCAAAATAGCAGGAGCAGTGACCCCAGTACCGGGCGGAGTGGGACCCATGACAGTAGCTATGCTCATGCACAACACTTTCCAAGCCTCACAGAAGATTTGGCAACAATAA